From Coffea arabica cultivar ET-39 chromosome 2e, Coffea Arabica ET-39 HiFi, whole genome shotgun sequence, the proteins below share one genomic window:
- the LOC113729012 gene encoding uncharacterized protein, producing MAKRQMILSEFDIVFTTQRVVKGQTIADHLAENPREDDYQPLHTYFPDEEILFIGAVEDMSEQYLGWKLFFNGVPNSFGTGIGTVLVSPRKHYPAIAKLRFPCTNNMAQYETCIFGLKMALDMEIKDLIAFSDFDLLVHQTLKQWVTRDSKIMMYHCSLLSLASKFKNLELRHILHTRNAFTNALATLSSMIQHPDELVIEPIQIQLQDRPAHCLEMKRVSDVRPWYNDIKEFMKTGSYPPDADSVVKSFLCRLSSRFFLNGEVLHKKTSDLGLLRCINEEEADYMMKEVHIGVYGPHMNGHLLAKKIMRSGYFWLIIGHDCVNFVRKCIKCQMQGDVIRAPPTELHSMTAPWSCSMWRMDVIGSIDPSASNGHQFILVAIEYFTKWVEVASYKHVTKKVVSDFFEK from the coding sequence ATGGCTAAGAGGCAAATGATCCTTTCTGAGTTCGACATTGTCTTCACAACACAAAGGGTAGTCAAGGGCCAAACCATAGCAgatcatttggcagaaaatccaaGAGAGGATGATTACCAGCCATTGCATACCTACTTTCCTGATGAAGAAATTCTATTCATTGGAGCAGTTGAGGACATGAGTGAGCAGTATCTTGGATGGAAGTTATTTTTCAACGGTGTGCCAAATTCTTTTGGAACTGGAATTGGAACAGTTTTAGTGTCACCAAGGAAACACTATCCTGCTATTGCCAAATTACGGTTTCCTTGTACCAACAACATGGCCCAGTATGAAACTTGTatttttggattgaaaatgGCATTGGACATGGAGATCAAGGATCTGATAGCATTCAGTGATTTCGATTTACTTGTGCACCAGACACTTAAGCAGTGGGTAACtcgagattcaaaaattatgatGTATCATTGTAGTTTGCTTAGTTTGGCCAGTAAATTCAAGAATTTGGAACTCAGACATATTCTTCACACTCGTAATGCCTTTACTAATGCTTTAGCTACTCTGTCTTCGATGATCCAACATCCAGATGAGCTAGTGATTGAACCTATACAAATTCAACTTCAGGATAGGCCAGCGCACTGTCTGGAAATGAAAAGGGTCTCTGATGTTCGCCCTTGGTACAATGATATTAAGGAATTCATGAAAACGGGATCCTACCCTCCTGATGCTGATTCTGTTGTAAAAAGTTTCTTATGCAGATTGTCATCAAGATTCTTTTTGAATGGAGAAGTGTTACACAAGAAAACATCTGATTTGGGCCTTCTGAGATGCATCAATGAAGAGGAAGCCGATTATATGATGAAGGAAGTACATATTGGAGTTTATGGGCCACACATGAATGGGCATCTACTGgctaagaaaatcatgagatCAGGGTATTTTTGGCTTATTATAGGGCATGACTGTGTAAATTTTGTCAGAAAGTGTATCAAATGTCAAATGCAAGGTGATGTTATACGCGCTCCTCCTACAGAGTTGCATAGTATGACTGCTCCGTGGTCATGTTCGATGTGGAGAATGGATGTGATTGGATCTATTGATCCTtctgcttcaaatggacatcaaTTCATTCTAGTGGCGATTGAATATTTCACTAAATGGGTTGAGGTCGCGTCCTATAAGCATGTGACTAAGAAAGTGGTGTCagatttttttgagaaataa
- the LOC113729011 gene encoding uncharacterized protein: MKFPFRDFIVDGKWDSVGLAQYFPRDITTMILQHPTPEGESPDEVVWVSTTSGSFLLSSAFHEVRQARNPSWIFSHIWLPQLPLKVSFFMLRLLMRRLPLDDILGKLGFQLPSNCFCCSMAAGDSIEHIFSTGQIAAEIWGVFGSPCGICLPEVSLRERLVAWWMSGRSEPQRRFVVSILPSFIYWHVWKARNKAIFKGVKLTSGEICHGILRDISAAVEIKFQHGIVAQTFEQFFYRLSQSPPICRVHLVKWQAAGRGTFTLNTDGCSKGNPGMSGGVGILRDSNGPVLVAFSVSLGINTSLRAEALALLMGIRLYFQQGFEQVRVQTDSLVLVGILQQRFQCPWHIRREVRQIWRLVTDPTQVSHCFREANKVADILANVGILHP; encoded by the coding sequence ATGAAATTCCCATTCAGAGACTTTATTGTGGATGGGAAGTGGGACTCGGTGGGACTAGCACAATATTTCCCAAGGGATATCACAACTATGATCCTACAGCATCCGACCCCAGAGGGTGAGAGCCCTGATGAGGTGGTGTGGGTGTCAACTACTTCAGGATCGTTTTTGTTATCCTCCGCTTTTCATGAGGTAAGGCAAGCTCGGAACCCCTCTTGGATATTTTCCCACATTTGGCTCCCCCAGCTCCCCCTAAAGGTTTCATTCTTTATGCTCCGTCTATTGATGCGGAGGCTCCCCTTGGATGATATCTTGGGTAAGCTTGGTTTTCAATTACCTTCTAATTGCTTCTGTTGTTCCATGGCGGCTGGGGATTCTATTGAACATATTTTCTCAACGGGACAAATAGCGGCAGAGATTTGGGGTGTCTTTGGATCCCCATGCGGTATATGTCTACCGGAGGTATCATTGCGAGAGAGATTGGTTGCTTGGTGGATGTCCGGGCGTTCGGAACCTCAAAGACGTTTCGTTGTCTCCATTCTACCAAGCTTCATCTATTGGCATGTCTGGAAGGCACGGAACAAAGCAATCTTCAAAGGGGTCAAACTGACTAGTGGGGAGATTTGCCATGGCATTCTCCGGGACATCTCTGCTGCGGTTGAGATTAAATTTCAGCATGGGATTGTAGCGCAGACTTTTGAACAGTTTTTTTACAGGCTCTCTCAGTCACCACCAATATGTCGGGTCCATTTGGTCAAGTGGCAGGCAGCGGGGAGGGGGACCTTCACCCTTAATACGGATGGGTGCTCAAAGGGGAATCCAGGGATGAGTGGTGGGGTTGGAATACTACGGGATTCAAATGGTCCGGTGTTAGTGGCATTCTCAGTCTCCCTAGGGATCAATACAAGCTTGCGCGCTGAAGCATTAGCACTTTTAATGGGCATTCGCCTATACTTCCAGCAAGGCTTTGAGCAGGTTCGAGTGCAGACAGATTCGCTGGTTCTAGTGGGTATTTTACAACAGAGGTTCCAGTGTCCATGGCACATTCGAAGGGAGGTACGTCAAATATGGCGGCTAGTCACGGATCCTACGCAGGTTTCACATTGTTTTAGGGAAGCCAACAAAGTGGCTGACATCCTAGCTAATGTAGGTATCTTGCATCCATAG